A region of the Dethiobacter alkaliphilus AHT 1 genome:
CGGCAAAAATTACTGGTCCATCAGTGAAAAGTACCATATTGACCGGATTTTAATTGACTTTTTTACCAAAGTTCTCAGGGTCCTGATAGTAGTTTTGGCTGCGGTGATGATTGTGCAGACCTGGGACTATAATGTGGAAGGTTTTTTGGCCGGTCTGGGCCTGGGGGGCCTGGCCTTTGCCCTGGCGGCGCAGGATACGGTCTCCAATATTTTTGGTGGCATTATGATTATTATGGATAAGCCTTTTTCCGAAGGGGACTGGATAGAAACCTCCAGCGTGGAGGGCACCGTGGAGGAGATGACGTTTAGGAGTACCAAGGTACGAACCTTTGCCCATGCCCTTGTTTCAGTGCCCAATTCCATGATTGCCAATGAAGCGCTGACCAATTGGACCCGGATGGGTAAGCGGCGCATCACCTACCATTTGGGCGTCACATATACCACCCCTGCTGAAAAGTTAAAGAATTGTGTGGAGCAAATCAGAGTAATGCTTGAGAATCATCCTGATGTACATCAGGGCACAATCTTTGTGCGCTTTGATAAATTTAGTGACAGCAGCCTGGACATCTTCCTGTACTTTTTTACCAACACAACGGTATGGGGCGAATATCTTGGAGTAAAAGAAGATGTGAACTTTAAAATCATGGATATTTTAGAAGCGGAAGGGGTGTCTATTGCCTTTCCCAGTCAAAGTATATATTTTGAAAATACCCTTAGTACTGAAACAGAATGAAAAACCGCCTGCGCGTGCAGCGGTTTTTTCTCTGCTTTGTAAAAAAGAGCGGTTTGGCAATGTTACATTTTCATTAAAAAGCGCCCTGATACGGCGCTAGAGGGCTAAAATTGTTGACTGACTTTCTCAATTCCCATAGACTTTACATATAAAGTTTGTGCTTGAGCATTGGGGGGTCTGCAATGAGTGAGGAAAAAAACGTAGACAATGGCAATAAAAAACATTCAACTAAGCTGATATCCCTGGTAGTTGCTATTGTGTTGGTGGGCATTGTCCTGGGCTACAATCTGCTGCGGGACCAGAGGCCGCAGTTAATGGTTATTGCCACAGGAAGCCCGGGGGGAGCCTATTATCCGTTGGGGGGCGCAATGGGTGAGGTTATTAGCAGAAACCTGGAAGGTGTGCGCCTAGATGCGGAATCAACAAATGCGTCTGTGGAAAATATCCGGCTGGTTGGTAACGGTGAATCTGATTTGGGAATGACCACCGAAAATGCCGCCTATAAAGGGGTTCGGGGAGAATATCCTTATGACCGTGAATATCCGGTGCAGGCACTCTTTCAGATGTATTCTGCTCCGTTGCATATTATTGCCGCAGGTGACAGTGGTATTGAGACCATGGAGGATATGGCCGGTAAGCGTGTATCCATCGATGCGCCGGGCAGCGGGACAGAAGATATGGCCCGGACCGTGCTTGAGGAATTGGGATTATGGGATGAAGTGAATGTGGTGAATTACGGGCAGCAGGATGCGGCCGCCGCTTTGCGCGACGGTAACATCGATGCGGTTTTCTGGAATATTGCAGCTCCCGCCGGTGTGGTGCTGGAGGTGGGTGCTACACAGACCCTGCGCTTTATTCCTCTTACCGACAATGAAATGGAAACCGTTATGGCAGAGCATCCTTACTTTGAGCAGGATATCATTCCGGCCAACACTTATAACGACCAGGATGAGGATGTTGCAGTTCTTTCGGTGAGCAATACCATTATTGTTCATGAAGACATGGATGAAGAGTTGGCTTATGAAATAACCAGAACTATTTTTGAAAATCTGGACAGGCTCATTGAGGTTCACAGTATTGCGCAAAACATCTCCCACGAGACGGCTCTGGAGACGCATATTGATGTGCATTCCGGTGCTGAGCGTTATTTTGCAGAGAGTGAGTGAGGGGGAGAATAATGGCTGAAAATGATAAAAAGAATCCCAAGAAGGTCTTAAATGAACTGGAAAAACGCCGCGAATTAAAGGGCTGGATCTCTAAAGTGGCCGGCGCCGTTGCCATTCTTGCAGCCCTTTTTCATCTCTATACCGCCGGCGGAGGACAGTTGTTTGCGCTTTCACAAAGAGCTATCCATCTGGCTTTTATTGGCTTTTTAGGATTTTTATATTACCCGTTTGTGCCAAAGCAAGATGACAGGGTGCCTGTATATGATATGATTCTAAGCCTGGCTGTGGTGGGGTTGGCTGCTTATGTACTTTTGAGCATTGACCAACTTGGCTACCGGGCCGGGGAACCCATTGTCACCGACTGGGTTTTTGGTATATTCATGACTTTACTGGTGCTGGAACTAACTCGCAGGGTGGTGGGTAATGCCCTGACGCTGATTGCGGCGGTGTTTTTGCTGTATGCATACCTGGGTCCCTATATGCCCGGGGTACTTATTCATAAGGGGTACTCGCTGGAGCGGATTTTTTCTTACCTGTACCTTTCGCTGGATGGGATTTTCGGCATTCCACTGGGCGTTTCCGCCGATTTCATCTTCCTATTTATTTTGCTGGGTACATTTCTGGACAAGTCGGGAGCGGGACAATATTTCATTGATATGGCTTATGCTCTTACCGGCTGGAGTAAAGGGGGCCCGGCCAAAGCGTCAATTCTGGCCAGCGGCCTGTTGGGCAGTATTACCGGAAGTTCTGTGGCAAATGCGGTAACAACCGGCACATTCACTGTGCCTTTGATGAAAAAGGTCAAATACAGTGGCGACTTTGCCGCCGGGGTGGTGGCCGCAGCGTCCACAGGCGGACAG
Encoded here:
- a CDS encoding TAXI family TRAP transporter solute-binding subunit codes for the protein MSEEKNVDNGNKKHSTKLISLVVAIVLVGIVLGYNLLRDQRPQLMVIATGSPGGAYYPLGGAMGEVISRNLEGVRLDAESTNASVENIRLVGNGESDLGMTTENAAYKGVRGEYPYDREYPVQALFQMYSAPLHIIAAGDSGIETMEDMAGKRVSIDAPGSGTEDMARTVLEELGLWDEVNVVNYGQQDAAAALRDGNIDAVFWNIAAPAGVVLEVGATQTLRFIPLTDNEMETVMAEHPYFEQDIIPANTYNDQDEDVAVLSVSNTIIVHEDMDEELAYEITRTIFENLDRLIEVHSIAQNISHETALETHIDVHSGAERYFAESE
- a CDS encoding mechanosensitive ion channel family protein; the protein is MEERMMEEFSATVDRWSLLYEWTGPWREYITAALVFLFFLALRGFITRFIFSAILKLANKSKLVIDGKIILAFQDPLKALILVIGIYLSLLALPLAERHYLMLYPIYRTLFIYFLAWGLYNLIDGKNYWSISEKYHIDRILIDFFTKVLRVLIVVLAAVMIVQTWDYNVEGFLAGLGLGGLAFALAAQDTVSNIFGGIMIIMDKPFSEGDWIETSSVEGTVEEMTFRSTKVRTFAHALVSVPNSMIANEALTNWTRMGKRRITYHLGVTYTTPAEKLKNCVEQIRVMLENHPDVHQGTIFVRFDKFSDSSLDIFLYFFTNTTVWGEYLGVKEDVNFKIMDILEAEGVSIAFPSQSIYFENTLSTETE